A stretch of the Candidatus Methylopumilus planktonicus genome encodes the following:
- a CDS encoding aspartate kinase, with protein MSLIVQKYGGTSVGTPERIRAVARRVARYKSLGHQIVVVVSAMSGETNRLIGLAREIMMEPNPRELDVIVSTGEQVTIGMTTLALIELGIKAKSYTGSQVKILTDDAHTKARILKIDHHNIQEDLDQGYVVVVAGFQGEDEQGNITTLGRGGSDTTGVALAAALKADECQIYTDVDGIYTTDPRVVPEAKKLDSITFEEMLEMASLGSKVLQIRAVEFAGKYKVKLRVLSSFEEEGDGTLITFEEKNKMEDPIISGIAFNRDEAKVSILGVPDKPGIAYQILGPIADANIDVDMIIQNVGAVGTTDFTFTVHRIDLNKALGILNEKVKGHVNAREVNGNDKIAKVSIVGVGMRSHVGVASQMFRTLSEEGINIDMISTSEIKISVLIDEKYLELAVRALHKAFGLDA; from the coding sequence ATGAGTTTAATTGTACAAAAATACGGTGGTACATCAGTTGGAACGCCAGAAAGAATTCGGGCTGTTGCAAGACGTGTAGCTCGATATAAATCGCTCGGACACCAAATCGTTGTGGTGGTGTCTGCCATGTCTGGTGAAACTAATCGACTCATTGGGCTTGCTAGAGAGATTATGATGGAACCTAATCCACGTGAGTTAGATGTCATAGTGTCTACAGGCGAACAAGTTACTATTGGTATGACAACACTTGCTTTAATTGAGCTTGGTATTAAGGCTAAAAGCTATACCGGCTCCCAAGTCAAAATTCTAACGGATGATGCTCACACTAAAGCTAGAATTTTAAAAATTGACCATCACAATATTCAAGAAGATTTAGATCAAGGTTATGTTGTGGTCGTTGCTGGATTCCAAGGTGAGGATGAACAAGGCAATATTACGACCCTTGGACGTGGTGGCTCAGATACAACAGGAGTTGCGCTAGCTGCAGCGCTTAAAGCTGATGAATGCCAAATTTATACAGATGTGGATGGTATTTATACAACCGATCCTAGAGTGGTGCCTGAAGCTAAGAAATTAGATTCAATTACTTTTGAAGAGATGTTAGAAATGGCAAGTCTAGGATCAAAAGTACTTCAAATTAGAGCAGTCGAATTCGCAGGTAAATACAAGGTTAAATTAAGAGTGTTATCAAGCTTTGAAGAAGAAGGTGACGGCACTCTCATTACATTTGAGGAAAAAAATAAAATGGAAGATCCCATTATTTCAGGTATTGCTTTTAATCGTGATGAAGCCAAGGTAAGTATTCTTGGTGTGCCAGATAAGCCAGGTATTGCTTATCAAATATTAGGCCCCATTGCAGATGCCAATATCGATGTTGATATGATTATTCAAAATGTAGGCGCTGTTGGAACAACTGACTTTACATTTACCGTGCATAGAATTGATTTAAATAAAGCCTTAGGCATTCTTAATGAAAAAGTTAAGGGTCACGTGAACGCTAGAGAAGTAAATGGAAACGATAAAATTGCAAAAGTATCCATCGTAGGTGTTGGTATGCGCTCTCACGTTGGCGTTGCAAGCCAAATGTTTAGAACATTGTCCGAAGAAGGCATTAATATCGACATGATCTCAACAAGCGAAATTAAAATTTCAGTACTTATTGACGAGAAATATCTAGAGCTTGCGGTCAGAGCCCTTCACAAAGCTTTTGGACTTGACGCATAA
- the tgt gene encoding tRNA guanosine(34) transglycosylase Tgt: protein MQFKLIQKDGEARRGELKLQHGTVQTPVFMPVGTYGAVKSLSPQDLESIGFEIILGNTFHLWLRPGLDTISAFKGLHDFIQWHRSMLTDSGGFQVWSLGKMRKITEEGVEFKSPINGDTCFLSPEESMRIQRTLNSDIVMIFDECTPYPASHEEAKASMELSLKWAYRSKVAHVTNKNALFGIIQGGMFEDLREHSLDELKKINFDGYAIGGLSVGEPKEEMRKVIDFIAPKMPEDKPRYLMGVGTPEDIIEAIAHGIDMFDCVMPTRNARNGWLFTKYGDLKLKNTQYKNDTNPIDSDCGCYTCQNYSRAYLHHLFRIGEMLGSRLNTIHNLSYYQKIIQEARLAIENGTFETYRKIFHQNRQRGIQ, encoded by the coding sequence ATGCAATTTAAGCTCATTCAAAAAGATGGTGAAGCTAGACGAGGTGAACTCAAGCTTCAACATGGCACTGTCCAAACACCGGTATTTATGCCTGTGGGCACCTATGGCGCTGTGAAGTCTTTAAGCCCTCAAGATCTAGAATCAATTGGTTTTGAAATTATCCTTGGCAATACTTTTCACCTCTGGCTCCGACCAGGGTTAGATACAATTTCAGCCTTTAAAGGGTTGCATGATTTTATCCAATGGCATCGATCGATGCTCACAGACTCTGGTGGTTTTCAGGTATGGAGTCTTGGCAAAATGAGAAAAATTACTGAGGAAGGTGTTGAGTTTAAATCGCCTATTAACGGTGATACTTGTTTCTTAAGCCCTGAAGAATCCATGCGAATTCAAAGAACACTTAACTCAGACATCGTCATGATCTTTGACGAATGCACCCCCTATCCAGCCTCGCATGAGGAAGCAAAAGCTTCTATGGAGCTAAGTTTAAAGTGGGCCTATAGAAGTAAAGTGGCTCACGTAACAAATAAGAATGCTTTGTTCGGAATCATTCAAGGAGGCATGTTCGAAGATCTGAGGGAACATTCACTTGATGAATTAAAAAAAATCAATTTCGATGGCTATGCCATTGGTGGATTATCTGTCGGCGAACCTAAAGAAGAGATGCGCAAAGTGATTGATTTTATCGCGCCTAAAATGCCAGAAGACAAGCCTCGCTATTTAATGGGGGTAGGTACCCCAGAAGACATTATTGAAGCCATTGCTCATGGTATTGATATGTTCGATTGTGTCATGCCAACAAGGAATGCCAGGAATGGTTGGCTATTTACTAAGTATGGTGATCTAAAGCTTAAAAATACGCAGTATAAAAATGATACAAATCCAATCGATAGCGATTGCGGATGTTATACATGCCAAAACTATTCTCGCGCTTATCTTCACCATCTTTTTAGGATTGGGGAAATGCTGGGCTCTCGATTAAATACGATCCATAACTTGTCCTATTATCAAAAAATAATACAAGAAGCTAGGCTTGCTATTGAAAATGGAACATTTGAAACTTATAGAAAAATATTCCATCAAAACCGTCAACGCGGCATTCAATAA
- a CDS encoding HAD family hydrolase codes for MNLALFDLDNTILAGDSDYNWSRFLIQEGYLDGAIHAEKNEKFYAEYKDGTLDIFAFVEFQFKPLARNPRSVLNQLLKKYVEEVIKPMITEKARALVKKHQEAGDLIIVITATNSFITKPIAALFGIENLIGTDPEEKEGEFTGKVSGTPSFKEGKVTRLEAWLKSKHLSLASFEKSYFYSDSHNDLPLMEKVTHPVAVDSDDILSEYATSKGWPQISLR; via the coding sequence TTGAATTTAGCACTCTTCGATTTAGACAATACTATTTTAGCGGGCGACAGTGACTACAACTGGAGCCGATTTCTTATTCAAGAAGGCTATCTAGATGGCGCAATTCATGCTGAAAAAAATGAGAAATTCTACGCTGAGTATAAAGATGGAACATTAGATATATTTGCATTCGTTGAGTTTCAATTCAAACCGCTTGCTAGGAATCCTAGAAGTGTTCTTAATCAACTCCTTAAAAAATATGTAGAAGAAGTGATTAAACCTATGATTACTGAAAAGGCTCGTGCGCTCGTCAAAAAGCATCAAGAAGCAGGTGATCTTATTATTGTAATTACAGCGACCAATAGCTTTATTACAAAACCAATCGCCGCATTATTTGGTATTGAAAATTTGATAGGTACTGACCCTGAAGAAAAAGAGGGTGAATTTACTGGAAAAGTTTCGGGGACTCCGTCTTTTAAAGAGGGGAAGGTCACACGTCTTGAAGCATGGCTTAAAAGTAAACATTTATCATTAGCTAGTTTTGAAAAGTCATATTTCTATAGCGACTCTCATAATGACTTACCTTTAATGGAAAAAGTCACACACCCTGTAGCGGTTGATTCCGACGATATATTAAGTGAATATGCAACATCTAAAGGCTGGCCTCAAATTTCTTTGAGATGA
- the alaS gene encoding alanine--tRNA ligase yields MSTALNHPIISSEEIRNIFLDFFKNKQHQIVASSSLVPGEDPTLLFTNAGMNQFKDVFLGFDKRHYARATSSQKCVRAGGKHNDLENVGYTARHHTFFEMLGNFSFGDYFKKDAIQYAWELLTEIYKIPKEKLLVTIYSEDDEAYDIWAKSIGIHPDKIIRIGDNKGAKYASDNFWMMGDTGPCGPCTEIFYDHGSHIPGGLPGSKDEDGDRFIEIWNIVFMQYNRDEKGVMHVLPKPSVDTGMGLERICAVLQGVHANYETDLFVPLIQSAANITKTSDIHHPSLKVLSDHIRACTFLISDGVIPGNEGRGYVLRRIIRRAIRHGYKLGCRQPFFHKLVDDVVRMLGKAYPDIERNKQNIALSLKQEEERFFETIENGMNILEESIQTLIKKNQKTFDGQIAFKLHDTFGFPLDLTADICREKNISIDQKGFDEAMEAQKSMARSSNKFKMKIDVDYTGDATHFSGYEAMECKAKVLALFQDDMSKKELLKGESGIVILDTTPFYAESGGQVGDKGMIKTSNSSFKVEDTIKIKAKIYAHFGVVETNSLKVSDEVMASVENDSRKNIMRNHSATHLLHKGLKNTLGSHVEQKGSLVDESKTRFDFSHPKALTSDEIKSVEMFVNQEILNNTDTEAKTMHLDDAKKSGAMMLFGEKYADEVRVLSIGSSKELCGGTHVKRTGDIGAFKIISETGISSGIRRIEATTGFNVIHYMNEHVSIIDRLAHDLKVPSSELLSKIDQIQDLMKEQEKNIQQLKSKIASSESGNLSKKAISIGDVKVVMEKLGAADAQALRETIDKLKAELKSAVIILSGVDQDKVTLAVGVTHDLVNKIKAGEIANELALAIGGKGGGKPDLAMAGGSKPELLDQAFSDCLTQLKKIILN; encoded by the coding sequence ATGTCAACTGCATTAAATCATCCCATTATTTCTAGTGAGGAAATTAGAAATATTTTCTTAGATTTTTTCAAGAATAAACAACATCAGATTGTAGCTTCAAGCTCTTTAGTGCCAGGAGAAGATCCTACTTTATTATTTACAAATGCTGGGATGAATCAATTCAAAGATGTGTTCTTAGGATTTGATAAACGTCACTATGCTAGAGCGACTTCAAGTCAAAAGTGTGTCAGAGCGGGTGGCAAACATAACGACTTAGAAAATGTAGGCTATACAGCAAGACATCACACTTTTTTTGAAATGCTCGGCAATTTCAGCTTCGGTGATTATTTTAAAAAAGATGCCATTCAATATGCTTGGGAACTTCTCACTGAAATTTATAAAATTCCTAAAGAAAAACTCCTGGTCACTATCTATAGTGAAGATGATGAAGCATATGATATCTGGGCTAAATCAATCGGTATTCATCCAGACAAAATTATTCGTATTGGCGACAACAAGGGTGCCAAGTATGCATCAGATAATTTTTGGATGATGGGTGACACAGGTCCATGTGGTCCATGTACTGAAATTTTTTATGACCACGGAAGCCATATCCCTGGCGGCCTGCCTGGATCTAAAGATGAAGATGGTGATCGATTCATTGAAATTTGGAATATTGTTTTTATGCAATATAACCGCGATGAAAAAGGCGTCATGCATGTATTACCAAAACCATCAGTCGATACAGGTATGGGCTTGGAAAGAATATGTGCAGTCCTTCAAGGCGTTCATGCAAATTACGAAACTGATTTATTTGTGCCGCTGATTCAATCAGCTGCAAATATTACAAAAACATCAGACATCCATCACCCTTCATTAAAAGTATTGTCAGACCATATTCGTGCTTGTACATTCTTAATTTCAGATGGTGTGATTCCAGGTAACGAAGGCCGCGGTTATGTTTTAAGAAGAATTATCCGTAGAGCCATTAGACATGGCTATAAACTAGGATGTAGACAACCTTTCTTTCATAAATTAGTTGATGATGTTGTGCGTATGTTAGGCAAAGCTTATCCTGACATTGAAAGAAATAAACAAAATATTGCTTTATCACTAAAGCAAGAAGAAGAGCGATTCTTTGAAACCATTGAAAATGGTATGAATATATTAGAAGAATCCATTCAAACACTTATTAAAAAAAATCAAAAAACTTTTGACGGTCAGATTGCTTTTAAGCTCCACGACACTTTTGGATTTCCACTTGATCTCACCGCTGACATTTGTCGCGAGAAAAATATCTCCATCGATCAAAAAGGTTTTGATGAGGCGATGGAAGCTCAAAAATCTATGGCTCGGTCTTCTAATAAATTCAAAATGAAGATAGATGTCGACTATACCGGTGACGCTACACATTTTAGTGGATATGAGGCCATGGAATGTAAGGCAAAAGTTTTAGCTTTATTTCAAGACGATATGTCTAAGAAGGAACTTCTTAAAGGTGAATCTGGCATTGTCATTCTTGACACCACACCCTTCTATGCAGAATCGGGTGGCCAGGTAGGTGACAAAGGTATGATTAAAACTTCTAATAGCTCTTTTAAAGTTGAAGACACCATAAAAATCAAAGCAAAAATTTATGCTCACTTTGGTGTAGTTGAAACGAACAGCTTAAAAGTATCTGATGAAGTCATGGCATCCGTTGAAAATGATTCCCGGAAAAATATTATGCGAAATCATTCAGCAACCCATTTATTACATAAGGGTCTTAAGAACACCTTAGGCTCTCATGTTGAACAAAAAGGTTCGCTTGTTGACGAATCAAAAACGCGTTTTGACTTTTCACACCCCAAGGCTTTAACTTCAGATGAAATTAAATCTGTTGAAATGTTTGTGAACCAAGAAATACTAAACAATACAGATACGGAAGCCAAAACTATGCATCTAGATGACGCCAAAAAAAGTGGCGCCATGATGCTCTTTGGTGAGAAATATGCTGACGAGGTAAGAGTGCTTAGTATTGGATCAAGTAAAGAACTATGCGGCGGCACGCATGTGAAAAGAACGGGGGATATTGGCGCCTTCAAAATTATTTCTGAAACAGGTATCTCCTCCGGTATTCGACGCATTGAAGCGACAACGGGATTTAATGTCATTCATTATATGAACGAGCATGTTTCAATCATTGATCGTTTAGCACATGATCTAAAAGTCCCCTCCTCCGAACTTTTAAGCAAAATTGATCAAATCCAAGATCTCATGAAAGAACAGGAAAAAAATATTCAGCAACTGAAATCAAAAATTGCTTCTTCTGAAAGTGGTAACTTATCTAAAAAAGCGATCTCCATAGGAGACGTTAAAGTTGTGATGGAAAAATTGGGTGCTGCCGATGCGCAGGCATTGAGAGAGACCATTGATAAACTTAAAGCAGAACTCAAAAGTGCAGTTATAATTTTAAGTGGTGTTGATCAAGATAAAGTCACTCTAGCGGTCGGCGTGACGCATGATCTTGTGAACAAAATAAAAGCAGGTGAAATCGCAAATGAACTAGCCCTTGCGATTGGGGGTAAAGGTGGTGGTAAGCCTGATCTTGCAATGGCTGGAGGATCAAAACCAGAACTTCTTGATCAAGCTTTTAGTGATTGCTTAACTCAATTAAAGAAAATAATACTTAACTAA
- the ffh gene encoding signal recognition particle protein — protein sequence MLENLTDRLQSVIKTIRGQARFTEQNISDAMREVRIALIEADVALAVVKDFIDRVKTKALGVEVLQSLSPGQAIIKIVQDELTVLMGAQNVSLDLNVAPPAIILMAGLQGSGKTTTSAKLAKLLIEKKKKVLLASADVYRPAAIDQLKVLAKSLNIECFDSNPSQKPLKIATETIDYAKKHFFDVVIFDTAGRLGIDVEMMDEITALYKKLNPVETLFVVDAMQGQDAVNTAKAFGDALPLTGVILTKLDSDTRGGAALSVRQVTGKPIKYIGTSEKINGLEPFHPERMASRILGMGDIVSLVEDAQKTLDVKEAEKLAEKVKSGKNFDLEDFKNQIAQMKKMGGVSAMMDKMPAQFTSAASKVNPEDGDKSLRQIEAIISSMTPLERRKPELIKATRKKRIAMGSGVQVQDVNRVLNQFEEMQKMMKMFSKGGLGKLMRGMAGKIPSLRP from the coding sequence ATGTTAGAAAATCTTACTGACCGACTACAAAGTGTCATTAAAACAATTCGCGGGCAAGCCAGGTTTACTGAGCAAAATATTAGTGATGCTATGCGCGAAGTTAGAATCGCTTTAATTGAAGCAGACGTTGCCCTAGCTGTTGTAAAAGATTTTATCGATCGCGTTAAAACTAAAGCGCTCGGTGTCGAAGTATTGCAAAGCCTATCTCCAGGACAAGCGATTATTAAAATTGTCCAAGATGAGCTTACAGTTCTCATGGGTGCTCAAAATGTTTCTCTAGATCTGAATGTTGCTCCCCCAGCTATTATTCTCATGGCAGGTCTGCAGGGCTCGGGTAAAACAACCACTTCTGCCAAGCTTGCAAAATTGCTTATTGAAAAAAAGAAAAAAGTGTTACTTGCGAGTGCTGATGTATATCGCCCTGCAGCGATTGATCAACTTAAAGTTCTCGCCAAAAGTCTTAATATTGAGTGCTTTGATTCAAACCCTTCCCAGAAGCCATTAAAGATTGCAACAGAAACGATCGATTACGCAAAAAAGCATTTTTTTGATGTGGTGATTTTTGATACCGCTGGTCGCTTAGGTATTGATGTTGAAATGATGGATGAAATCACAGCGCTTTATAAAAAATTAAATCCAGTAGAAACTTTATTTGTGGTCGATGCCATGCAAGGACAAGATGCAGTGAATACTGCAAAAGCTTTTGGTGACGCATTACCTTTAACAGGTGTTATTTTAACTAAGCTAGATAGTGATACACGCGGAGGTGCTGCTTTATCTGTGCGTCAAGTTACAGGTAAGCCTATCAAGTATATTGGGACAAGTGAAAAAATTAATGGCCTAGAACCTTTCCATCCTGAAAGAATGGCGTCAAGAATTCTTGGCATGGGTGACATTGTAAGTCTTGTCGAAGATGCGCAGAAAACATTAGATGTTAAAGAGGCTGAGAAGTTAGCAGAAAAAGTTAAATCAGGAAAAAATTTCGATCTAGAAGATTTCAAAAATCAAATAGCGCAGATGAAAAAAATGGGTGGCGTAAGTGCCATGATGGATAAGATGCCAGCTCAATTTACGAGCGCTGCATCTAAAGTTAATCCTGAAGATGGCGATAAATCACTTCGTCAAATAGAAGCGATCATTAGCTCAATGACGCCTCTTGAAAGAAGAAAGCCTGAATTGATTAAAGCTACAAGAAAGAAAAGAATTGCTATGGGATCTGGTGTACAAGTCCAAGATGTGAATCGCGTCCTTAATCAGTTTGAAGAGATGCAAAAGATGATGAAAATGTTCTCAAAAGGTGGGTTGGGTAAGCTTATGCGCGGCATGGCGGGCAAAATACCTAGTTTAAGACCTTAA
- a CDS encoding cytochrome C assembly family protein: MEIWLPILITSLCYLTPSLLLFKKQIPDKNLTNLNALLIGIGLLAHFTILKASISFNPINLGFSNALIVTSFFSILIFWILNFNKNFNYLQPFLLIPSAFLLIIHPLFVSNHFLTTDLSPLFMTHIAIALLAYSLFTFSAYVAIFILIFEKKLHQKKKIDMILSGFQPLIEMENFLFNINKIGFILLTITLISGILFSEQLFGTPLQFNHKSVFSILAWLIYGLLLVGKRLYGWRGRNSIYISLTAFVFLLLSYLGSKFVLEIILHR, from the coding sequence ATGGAAATTTGGCTACCTATTTTAATCACGTCTTTGTGTTACCTCACACCAAGCCTGTTGCTATTTAAAAAACAAATACCAGACAAAAATCTCACTAATTTAAATGCACTATTGATTGGTATCGGCTTATTAGCTCATTTTACAATTCTTAAAGCCAGCATTTCTTTTAATCCAATTAATCTGGGTTTTTCTAACGCCCTTATTGTCACTTCATTCTTTAGTATTTTGATTTTTTGGATACTTAATTTTAATAAAAATTTTAATTATCTGCAGCCGTTTTTGCTTATTCCATCAGCGTTTTTACTGATCATACATCCCTTATTTGTATCAAATCATTTCCTCACAACTGATTTATCGCCATTATTTATGACCCATATTGCCATTGCTTTACTGGCATATAGTCTATTTACTTTTTCAGCTTACGTGGCCATTTTCATTTTAATTTTTGAAAAAAAATTACATCAGAAAAAGAAAATAGACATGATCTTAAGTGGCTTCCAGCCCCTCATTGAAATGGAAAATTTCCTGTTTAATATTAATAAGATTGGGTTTATTTTACTGACCATCACACTTATCAGCGGCATTCTATTTTCAGAGCAGCTTTTTGGAACCCCGCTTCAGTTTAACCACAAATCAGTTTTCTCAATATTAGCTTGGCTGATTTATGGGCTTCTTTTAGTAGGCAAAAGACTTTATGGTTGGCGTGGTAGAAATTCTATCTATATCTCACTCACCGCTTTTGTATTTCTTTTGTTGTCTTATCTTGGTAGCAAATTCGTTTTAGAAATTATTCTTCATAGATAA
- the pssA gene encoding CDP-diacylglycerol--serine O-phosphatidyltransferase translates to MGKNKEDLLRNKIGQHTFYLLPNFITTAALFSGFYSIVQAMNGNYELSAIAIFIAIILDGLDGRIARLTHTESAFGAEYDSLSDMVSFGVAPALILYVWTLKPLGKLGWIAAFIYCCCAAFRLARFNVKLDRDEKKYFFGLPSPAAAALLVSFVWVSNENGFSGNEIFFNMIKMKWVSWSLTIVIALSMVSEIRFYSGKDINLRNSVPSVAILLVILAFVLVSYSPPEAIFIVVGCYFLSGYFNFIRNFTFKNKAVANATRNKK, encoded by the coding sequence ATGGGAAAAAATAAAGAAGATTTGTTAAGAAATAAAATAGGTCAGCATACTTTTTATTTGCTACCCAATTTTATTACCACTGCTGCTTTATTCTCCGGATTTTATTCCATCGTTCAAGCTATGAATGGTAACTATGAGCTCTCTGCTATTGCAATTTTTATTGCCATTATTTTGGATGGATTAGATGGACGTATCGCGCGACTCACGCATACAGAAAGTGCTTTTGGAGCCGAATACGACAGTCTTTCCGATATGGTTTCATTTGGTGTAGCGCCGGCCCTCATCTTATATGTATGGACATTAAAGCCCTTAGGTAAGCTGGGTTGGATCGCGGCTTTTATTTATTGCTGTTGTGCAGCCTTTAGACTCGCTCGCTTCAACGTTAAGCTAGACCGAGATGAAAAAAAATATTTTTTTGGATTACCAAGCCCGGCAGCAGCAGCTTTGCTTGTAAGTTTTGTCTGGGTATCAAATGAAAACGGCTTTAGTGGCAACGAGATTTTTTTCAATATGATTAAAATGAAATGGGTTTCTTGGTCACTCACCATAGTGATTGCACTCTCAATGGTCAGTGAAATTAGATTTTATAGTGGCAAAGATATTAATCTAAGAAATAGTGTTCCATCCGTCGCTATTCTATTAGTCATTTTGGCATTTGTATTAGTTTCTTATAGCCCGCCTGAAGCCATTTTTATTGTGGTGGGTTGTTACTTCCTGTCAGGCTATTTCAATTTCATTAGAAATTTTACATTTAAAAATAAGGCAGTAGCGAATGCAACAAGAAATAAAAAATAA
- the yajC gene encoding preprotein translocase subunit YajC codes for MFISYAYAAEAVPTDLMSFLPFIIIFVLFYFMLIRPQMKQAKAHKLMIDSLKKDDEIVTNGGFLGKVVKIKDQYVTIEIAAGTQIHIQKQSVITLLTKGTIKSI; via the coding sequence ATGTTTATAAGTTACGCATATGCCGCTGAAGCGGTACCCACTGATCTCATGAGCTTTTTGCCATTTATCATCATTTTTGTGCTTTTTTACTTCATGTTAATTCGCCCACAAATGAAACAAGCAAAAGCCCATAAGCTCATGATTGACTCACTCAAAAAAGATGACGAAATTGTGACCAATGGAGGCTTCCTTGGTAAAGTGGTCAAAATCAAAGATCAGTATGTAACCATAGAAATTGCAGCTGGCACTCAAATTCATATTCAGAAACAATCCGTCATAACCTTGCTAACTAAAGGCACCATCAAATCTATCTAA
- a CDS encoding 2-isopropylmalate synthase: MQQEIKNNKLIIFDTTLRDGEQSPGASMTQEEKLRIARQLEKLGVDVIEAGFAAASPGDFNSISAVAKNIKESTVCSLARAVENDIRKAGEAIQHAKKGRIHTFIATSKIHMENKLRMSEDEVLDRAIQAVKWSLEYTDDVEFSAEDAVRSEMDFLVKVFNAVIKVGAKTINVPDTVGYSIPGVWGERMKALISQVENSSKVVWSTHCHNDLGMAVANSLAAVMNGARQVECTINGLGERAGNASLEEIVMAVKTRKDLFNLTTGIDTTQIVPTSKLVSTITGYPVQPNKAIVGANAFAHESGIHQDGVLKHRETYEIMRAQDVGWGANKISLGKLSGRNAFKTRLQELGIDIQSEDIINASFARFKDLADKKSEIFDEDIHALMSEEYTSEAIEHYKLIHLKAMSETGTTPHAVIKISENGKEVMAESSGGGPVDATFKAIEKIANSGAELQLYSVNNITSGTDAQGEVTVRLAKGGRIVNGQGADIDIVIASAKAYINGLNKLHSKLERAHPQV, translated from the coding sequence ATGCAACAAGAAATAAAAAATAACAAACTCATCATTTTTGATACCACCTTAAGGGATGGGGAGCAAAGTCCTGGTGCATCGATGACACAGGAAGAAAAGTTGCGCATTGCAAGGCAGCTTGAGAAACTTGGTGTCGATGTCATTGAGGCAGGCTTTGCAGCAGCAAGCCCTGGAGACTTTAATTCTATAAGCGCTGTTGCGAAAAATATTAAAGAGTCAACTGTTTGCTCACTAGCACGTGCCGTTGAAAACGATATTCGCAAAGCTGGCGAGGCTATCCAACATGCAAAAAAAGGACGTATCCATACCTTCATTGCGACTAGCAAAATTCACATGGAAAATAAACTTCGCATGTCAGAGGATGAAGTATTAGATCGAGCCATTCAAGCCGTGAAATGGTCTTTGGAATATACCGACGATGTCGAGTTTTCTGCTGAAGATGCGGTGCGATCCGAAATGGATTTTCTTGTAAAAGTGTTTAACGCCGTGATTAAAGTGGGTGCTAAAACAATCAATGTGCCCGATACAGTTGGATATTCGATCCCAGGTGTTTGGGGTGAACGTATGAAGGCCCTTATTAGTCAAGTTGAAAATTCTTCAAAAGTAGTATGGTCAACGCATTGTCATAATGATTTAGGTATGGCAGTTGCAAATTCCCTTGCAGCAGTGATGAATGGCGCTAGGCAAGTTGAATGCACGATTAATGGATTAGGCGAAAGAGCGGGTAATGCAAGCCTAGAAGAAATTGTGATGGCCGTTAAAACAAGAAAAGATTTATTTAATTTAACGACAGGTATTGATACCACACAAATTGTCCCGACTTCAAAATTGGTGTCCACAATTACAGGCTACCCCGTCCAGCCCAATAAGGCGATTGTAGGGGCAAATGCTTTTGCGCATGAATCTGGTATCCATCAAGATGGCGTTTTAAAACATAGAGAAACCTATGAAATTATGCGCGCGCAAGATGTGGGTTGGGGTGCAAATAAGATTTCACTTGGAAAATTGTCAGGTCGTAATGCATTTAAAACAAGGCTCCAAGAATTGGGTATCGACATTCAGTCAGAAGATATTATCAATGCCTCATTTGCAAGATTTAAAGATTTAGCGGATAAAAAATCAGAAATTTTTGATGAAGATATCCATGCGCTTATGAGTGAAGAATATACTTCTGAAGCGATAGAGCATTACAAATTAATTCATTTAAAGGCCATGTCAGAAACAGGCACAACTCCTCATGCGGTTATTAAAATTTCCGAAAATGGAAAAGAGGTTATGGCCGAATCTTCTGGCGGCGGACCTGTAGATGCCACATTTAAAGCCATCGAAAAAATTGCAAACTCAGGCGCAGAACTTCAACTGTATTCTGTAAATAACATCACAAGCGGCACAGACGCTCAAGGTGAAGTGACTGTGAGATTAGCCAAGGGCGGTCGTATTGTGAATGGTCAAGGTGCGGATATCGATATTGTGATTGCATCTGCTAAAGCGTACATCAATGGACTAAATAAACTCCATTCCAAATTAGAACGTGCCCATCCTCAGGTTTAG